One Clavelina lepadiformis chromosome 1, kaClaLepa1.1, whole genome shotgun sequence genomic region harbors:
- the LOC143444214 gene encoding uncharacterized protein LOC143444214, translating into MTSFVIVIFMTMGAVSAAEPGRSWTNTNHPGGLPDFQNLDADGTSSISCYVTNSEQKQSLVNCPGNATKCGIARFDMTLISITQRIPGYFCAMDEHCRNASELCEVLEKKIAYPIKNCEVSCCETDGCNISK; encoded by the exons ATGACGAGTTTTGTGATTGTTATTTTCATGACCATGGGAGCTGTCTCTGCAGCTGAGCCTGGCCGAAGTTGGACGAACACTAATCATCCGGGTGGCCTACCAG atttcCAAAATCTTGATGCTGATGGGACTTCTTCGATATCCTGCTACGTTACTAACTCGGAACAAAAGCAATCCCTTGTAAATTGTCCAGGGAATGCAACCAAGTGTGGCATCGCCAGATTTGATATGACTCTGATATCCATTACAC AGCGCATACCGGGTTACTTTTGCGCCATGGATGAGCATTGTAGAAACGCGAGTGAATTGTGCGAAGTTTTGGAAAAGAAGATTGCATATCCG ATAAAAAATTGTGAAGTTAGCTGCTGTGAAACCGATGGCTGCAATATATCGAAGTAA